In Drosophila busckii strain San Diego stock center, stock number 13000-0081.31 chromosome 3R, ASM1175060v1, whole genome shotgun sequence, the sequence ACatactttgtgtgtgtgtgtaaagttaCAACAACTGCTTTGTGTAAAGCTTGTAGCAAgtaaaaaatagttgcaaagtGGGGAGAAGAGTGGAGGCTGAGTGATTAGGCGACTGCGTTCGCCAATCTgccgttttgttttgtgcgcaCATTCGCGTGCTTGTCTTTGTTTAGGGGATCGGCGGTGCGTTTGTGCAACGCTTTGCGGCAGCGCTTTGTGGCCATCAGCTGGATACGGATTTTGTGACGGCGGCGACACAAACAGCGCCGAAGTGGATGCCCATGCACGCGGTGGTCTGGGCATTGCCCAGGACTTTGGGATGGCTGGGCCAGCAGCGGGGCCCTCCGGACACATGTACGGCGCCGTTACGCCACAGGACAGTAAGTTAGCTGGCTTGAATTTGCAATATCCAGCGCTTAACTGTCTTCTGAACTTTTTGCAGTGATTGTGCGTGACATGGTGCAAATGCCACAGCCGCCTCCTTCAAATGCGCCAACCTCAGCTGATGCCTGCCTCAGCATTGTGCATTCGCTTATGTGCCATCGTCAGGGCGGCGAGAGCGAGGGCTTTGCCAAGCGCGCCATAGAGTCGCTAGTGAAAAAACTGAAAGAGAAGCGCGACGAATTGGATTCACTGATAACGGCCATAACCACCAATGGCGCACATCCAAGCAAATGTGTTACCATACAGCGCACACTCGACGGCCGTCTACAGGTAAGCGTGTGCTTTAAAGAGAGActtgctctccctctctctctctcgctcattcTCTTATCGCTAGAGTGGTGGTCTGtttgttcatttgttttgctttgtgtttagTATTTCCGTTTGCGATACGCGACAGTTTTGTTGTTAGTGCGgctttatttatactttatatgtatgctttatattttaggTGGCCGGTCGCAAGGGCTTTCCACACGTGATTTACGCGCGCATTTGGCGCTGGCCAGATCTGCATAAGAACGAGCTAAAGCACGTCAAATATTGCTCCTATGCATTCGATCTCAAGTGCGACTCAGTTTGTGTAAATCCCTATCACTATGAGCGCGTCGTTTCACCGGGCATTGATTTGTCCGGATTGAGTTTGCAGTCGGGCCCGAGCCGTCTGGTCAAGGATGAATACTCAGCCGGCTCATTAGTGGGTGGCATGGATATTGATGGCAATGATATTGGTACTATACAGCATCATCCCACGCAAATGGTGGGACCTGCGGGCTATGGCTATCCGCCGCAAGGTCCTGGACCAGGTGACTATGGTATGCaggcaaatattattttgtatagtttaggtttgtttttattttattttattttttcattttgcttgggttttcttttgttttcttttacgTTTTTAGTTACCGATGCTAATCAAATGAGTGCAATGTACGCTGCCGGGCGCGCAATACCAAAAATTGAGCCACCAGATGGTAATGGCTCACGTAGCTCCTGGATGGCATTGCCGCCAACGCCACCATCGCGTATGAATCGTGTTGctccacagcagcaacaacaacaacaacagcagcagcagtccgcCCCACAACAGCCACAAAACCCATCCCAAGCAGCTCCGCACACGCTTTGTAAGCCATGCTTAggtttctttaatttttttgagcTCAAATGTTTcatattcttttatttgcCAATGTTATGCAAATCTTATAAATTATCTTGCTTGCAGCAGTACCGCATGGCATGCCCGGCATGGCAGCCATGAATGCTGTGACTGGTCCTGGACCCGTAATGGCGCCGCCACCCCCGCcaacacaagcagcaaacgctCAGGGCAATGGCGTGCATCACTCACAAGCCAGCTCACCCACAGACGCCTCCACGATGGcgatgcagcaacaacaaccgccGCCAGGTGGTGGCACACCCAATGTACCAGGATCTGGGAGCAATTCCAATGCTGCCAATGCTgctggctatggctatggtaCACCGTCAGCAAATGCACAAATGCAAAGCGTAAACAGCGGCAATCCCAATAACAGCCAAGGTTCGGGCACTGTGCAtgctcagcaacagcagcagaatgGTTATGTGCCACAGCCACAGGCTGGTCAGCCAGGCGGTTATGGTGCAGCACAGTCACCgtcagcgcaacaacaacaacagccggcACCTGGCAGTCAAAGTAATGCTGGAGGTCAGACCAGTGGCGGTGGTGGCACAACTGGTACCTGGACTGGTCCAAATACACTCACTTACACACAGTCGATGCAGCCGCCTGATCCGCGTACACTGCCTGGCGCCTATTGTAAGTTAAAATGCCCTgtcgcaatttattttattatgcttttgATAATTGCAGGGAACTCGGCGTTGCCTGGAGATCTGGCTTCACCGCAACAGgcgcagccacagcagcagcagcaacaacagctacgTTTGCTATCACGACAACCAGCACCAGAGTATTGGTGCTCTATAGCTTACTTTGAGCTCGACACACAGGTGGGCGAGACATTTAAGGTGCCCTCGGCCAAGCCGAATGTCATTATCGATGGATATGTGGATCCCTCGGGTGGCAATCGTTTCTGCTTGGGTGCGCTCAGTAATGTGCATCGTACGGAACAGTCTGAGCGTGCTAGGTAAGCTCTATTGCTGTGTTTACTATGAACTGTCCTAAATCCACTTTCGCTACATTTTTAGACTACATATAGGCAAGGGCGTGCAGTTGGATTTGCGTGGCGAGGGTGATGTATGGCTGCGTTGCCTCAGTGATAATTCTGTTTTTGTACAAAGCTATTATCTGGATCGAGAAGCGGGTCGCACGCCTGGCGATGCTGTACATAAAATTTATCCAGCTGCCTGCATCAAagtaaatgctataaaaatgcttaaaaaaactTTCCAAATGCTAATGCTGTTTCTTTTGCAGGTGTTTGATTTGCGCCAGTGCCATCAACAGATGCATTCGCTTGCCACCAATGCACAGGCGGCAGCCGCTGCTCAAGCGGCCGCAGTCGCTGGCGTCTCCAATCAGCAAATAGGAGGTGGCGGCAGaagtatgtataaataataattgtgtattttttttgctaattatttgaattgtaggcattacagctgctgctggtattGGCGTTGATGATCTACGCCGACTTTGCATATTGCGGCTGAGTTTTGTCAAAGGTTGGGGCCCAGATTATCCGCGACAATCGATCAAGGAGACGCCCTGCTGGATCGAGGTGCATTTGCATCGTGCACTACAGCTACTGGATGAGGTGCTCCATGCCATGCCTATCGATGGAGCGGCTGCCTAATTgagccacacatacacatacacacgcatacatatttattattcaaaacaTGCAAGCGTCGTAATtgttagtttaagtttaattttgagCAGCTATCATGTTAAGTTAagcgcataaacaacaacaaaaagcaaacaaaagagtataaaatatttagctttgttttgctATTATGAATGTAATTATGTTtgcctttaattatttaataataatttttataaaaaattgaaactgcAGCTGTACAAGTTTAGGCATCTAGTTTTATGTACAatagctataaacaaaaacatacagCACAGAATcatgaaaatatattcatttatatattttataactgaCTAGCATATGCTGCCACAGAGCTCACGAGTCCACATATACAGCATTACACACGCAATGACTATAGCTGCAGTCAGAGTTTacacataaaatgcaatatgtAAGGCAAGtagttgtaaattaaatgtaataaacaaagtataaattcaattagtaGCTAACTACTTTTATCAATTGCACCATAGTGTTCACATTTCAGCTGCACTTGTTCATCTAGCCAGGCCAACCAAGCGGCTGTAATAGCACGGTCGAAAGTCACCTCATGGAATACCTCAACGCGTCGCACTTCGACAAACTGGAAGCTTTCAAACAGACGTATAGATTTCGCATTGTCTATGTCAATCTTGGCCTCGAATTTTTTCAGCGGCAGCTGTGTCTGTGCATACTTCAACATGAGCAGCATAGCCTCGCGACCATATCCTTTGCCGCGTGCCTCGACTGCTGCTATCATTATCTCAGCTTCCGCCACACAATCACCGCTCTCTTCGTCGCAGTGTATAAAAAGATTTGTGTCTCCCACCATTGCTGTGATCTCATCTTTGGTCCTTTCGTACGTCTCTGCACAGAGTATAATAAAAGTGAGCTTGTCGTTGTCCTCTCGCCAGCTCAGCTGCATTTCGTACTCTTCCTCCAATGATAGTTGCTCCGAGGCGGTAAGATCTCTCAGAGTGGCGTCACTCATCCATTCATGATATTTAGGCACCATAGACGCCTCATAGGGCACAAGCAACACACGGTTACCAACCAATTTAACGTGTTCATTTAAACGCATTACTTTTAATGTGAGAAGCAACTACAAAACAAGTAACAGCTGTTCTCGATGACAGTCACATCGTTTGTTGACACAATGCAATTGGCTATCGATAAATGGATTTGTTGAGAATAGAGGTAGAaagcattaacaaaaaataaataaatttgttttgtttatgagTGAAAATGTCGCATTGTCGTACTTGTGGTAAGATGATCTACTGCGTGACAGCCAATAATCTATTTAAACAGCCAAATAACATAATGCTGCATCAAATAGAAGCACTTACAGGACTATTTGTAAGTATATGCTGATAAAGAAAtgtaaacatatgtacatacctACGACAATCTTTATATGTAGTTACCAGAAGGCAACGAATTTCCTGTGCACATTTGTGGGCCTTGTGAAGTGTCGCTGCGAGAGGCCGTTGGGTTTCGGGAGCGCATAATAAGAACTCAACAGAGGCTTATGAATAGTAAAAGTATAACACAAGCGTTGCAAGAAATTGATTTGGAAGAAGTAGAAAAACTGGAGTCACAGTACACAGCTGAAGGTAGAGAAGAATCAAAGAGCGAAGATGACGACTATGAAGAAGATACGGAGTCTGAGGCGTCAAGTGGAGTGAAGGAAGAGAAAACTGATAATCCAAATAAGATCGTAGAACTAGAGAAAGCTGTGACTTCGACAGAAGAATCAGCTGAACCACCAGCAGGTGTGTCCGATAAGCAAGCTAAGCCGACTGAAAAACTTTATGTTAAGCTTAGCTTTGTTGCCAATACCAAGCACACACCGCGAATAAATTGGAGCAAGTTGACAGAGGAGGAAATAGTGGCTCTTAAGCGTGAACGGCGTAAGCGGGATTGCATTTGTGAACTATGTGGCAGACACTTTACCTGTCCAAGCAATTTTAAAGTGCATCTTTTACGGCATACGGGCGTTAAGAACTATGAATGCAAGCAGTGTACTTTAAAGTTTTATACGCCACACTTACTACGACGCCATGAGCTGGCGCATCTCAGCGAAAAGCCTTATCCTTGTCAATATTGTGGGCAAACATTTGCCGACCATAGCGGCAGAATACAGCATGAGCGCAAGTAAGCCAATGTGTCTTTTAAGTATAtgaatgtatatttatttaataaataaattttctttcagCCGCCATACAAACTACAGGCcatataaatgcaacaaatgtgaTAAGGCCTTTACAGTGAACAACAAACTCAAAGTCCACATGCTAAGTCACTCAGGAGTCCGTACATTTCAGTAAGTATATTATATAATCTATGATAGACATATACTGAATAATAAattggttttgattttgtagCTGCGAAATTTGCAAAGTATCCTTTATGCGACGACCACATTTGGCTGCACATTTTCGTTCCAAGGGTCACGAACAAAATGCTCAGAGTGTCATTGACATTGAGACTGTCAATACATAAGATCACTAGCttagcatacatatttattaaatatatttttataaatttagtttatttacaaaacaatGCATATTTTGGATCTGCCCAATGAGTgtctgctgcttattttacaACAGCTGGAGCCGAAGAATCAAATAATGATGGGGGCGACGTGTAAGCGTTTTGAGTTCATCTACGAAATGCTACCTTGGGACGATTATAGAACCTACTCTTGGTATGAGCAGCATAGGGACTGGACGCCTATTGAAGTGGAAGCATTCTTTATGCTTCATGGATACAAAATCCATGTATTGTCCATCTCAGACACGCCCCAGAATTCCTTCTATTGGAAAAGGACACCCCTTCCTAAGGATGCTTATATGATAAAGGCATgcgtttattttgaaaatgttcATTCGCTAATATTACTTTTAGACCAAAAACTGGCTGATATTATTGTGGAAATCAGCAAGCACTTGCGGAAACTGAGAAACCTAACAATTGAAAGCATTTTTCATCCGAACTATGAATGTTTGGCACAACTACCGCAACTTACAGGCTTAGATATACAACAATTTATCAATACTGAAGATAAACTCTTCCAAAAATTGTCACTGTGCTGTCCAGATCGCTTGAAGTACCTACGTATTGGCACAGAATTAAGCTTGGATAACGGCAAGCACATATCTAAGTTAACTTCCTTAAAGttgttaaacatttgcaaTCCAACCAGTCGATTTCTAAAGTGTGTGCTGATGAAATTAGCCAACATTAATGTTATTAGTTTAGGTAATGCACAGCAGTTGCGATTTGGTGATTTAAGGCTTTTGATCATCAATTTGAAGCAGCTCTCTACTCTGCTTATAAGTCAATGCGCTAGATTGAACAAAATCTTTATAGATTTCATTGTGTATTATTTAATGATTGAAGTTAATAGGAAGTGCTGCAAACGTCGTCTACCGTTTCAACTCCATCTCAATGGCACTGGAGTCCAAAACAGCATAAATGAggtaatttttattgtatattgcTCAATAGTAATTCATATTATTGTGTTGCAGCTCCCACTAATAGCACGTTCTGCTtcaataattgtaattgacgttgctaataattaaatatttattgactGATTGTTGCCActaacaatataatatttgcaatattttgttatattttttaaccgATTCTAATAAATGCAAGCATATAACGTTTTGTTGAATTAACACTTTCAAATATCCGATTACTTTTTTGTCACTCACGTTCACATTGTTTACCTTTTCGCTGTGAATGCCAAGTTTCAGTTGCGGTAATCAATAGCAAATGTAGAGTTATACAAAATGcgaaattatattcaattacgTCGGCTGGCAACACAGCCCAAATTAGCCAGTGCAAAACGgtaatgcttttattatttcattaaaaacctagtttaattaatgtgcCCTTATACAGAAAATGGAAAAGCGTTGTTGGTCTCGAAGTACATGCACAGATAGCAAGTGCGTCCAAATTGTTTTCAGGCAGTGGTACGGCTTTTGGAGCACCGCTAAATACTTCAGTAGCATACTTTGATGCATCTATACCAGGCACTTTACCAGTGAGTTGTAGTAGTTCAAGttatagttaataattaatatgaattCATTGAAGGTACTTAATCGCAAATGTGTTGAATCGGGAATTAAAACATCTTTGGCGCTGGGCTGCCGTGTAAATAAAGTATCTATGTTTGATCGCAAGCATTACTTCTATGCTGATTTGCCCAATGGCTATCAGATTACACAACAACGCGCTGCTTTGGCAAATGATGGTCTTATGACATTTCCAGTTATAACGCCCGGCAAGAAAGTTTACTACAAGTCTGTTaaactgctgcaattgcaattggagCAGGACAGTGGCAAGTCATTGCATGACGAGCAGCTAAAGCGTAGCTTGGTTGATCTGAATCGTGCTGGACTGCCGCTCATGGAGTTGGTTTTTGCGCCCGATTTGGAAACGGGTGAGGAGGCTGCATCACTTGTCAAGGAACTAATGTTGATACTAAAGCGTCTGCAAACTTGTAGCTGCAAAATGGAAGGTAACTAAGCTAATGCAACAGATTTGTTCAATATTAATACAATATCATTTCAACAGAGGGCGCACTGCGTGTGGATGCAAATATATCCATACACCAGGAAGGCGATCCATTGGGCGTACGCACTGAGGTTAAAAACATTGGCTCGGTGCGCAGCATTTCACAGGCAATTACATTTGAGATCAATCGCCAACTTGAACTGGTGGCTGAGGGCGGTGTGATAACAAATGAGACGCGCTCTTGGGATGCTGAGCATAGATGTACTGTGGCCATGCGTGATAAAGAAGTGCTGCAGGACTATCGTTTTATGCCGGAGCCCAACTTGCCGCCATTGCATGTCAACCTCAAGCCAGGCTGTTGCTCCACGGTTGATTTGATATCAGTAGCTGAGCTGAGTGAAGAAATACCCGAATTGCCGGAGCATACACGTCAGCGACTTGTCGAGCAGTATAAACTGAATGCAGAGACCGCCATCATTTTAGTTGTAAGTTGAGAGCTAGCATGGATAGCTAGAGTACTTTTAATTATTCCATGTTTATAGAACGAGCCTGTGCTGTTGGAACATTTCTTGAGCACAATCAAGAGCTTGCCGGAAGTGTCCACTAAACTAGTCACTAACTTTCTTATTAACGACTTGTTAACCTACTGCAATAAGCTTAACTTGAATGTGGAGCAATGGTAAGTGCGTCAATGTtgataaactaaataatttatttaataatttctttcGCAGTGCTATCAGTTCTAATTCGCTAAGCgatattttgaaattgctgcAGGCAGaggaaattaatttgcaagccGCGCGGCAGCTTATACAGCTACTGCTAACCGAACCCCAGAGCGTTGTCAGCGAGGTAAGTAGCTGCTGCACTGCTGTAAataagtataataaataatcgtATTTATTGCAGCTTGTCAAGCAGCACAGTCTGCAACAGATTAGCGATTTGACTGCCATCGAAGCTTATTGCCGTCAGGCTATAGCACAACAGCCCAAGGCTGTGCAGCAATATCATAAAGGCAAAGCCAAGGCGCTATTTGCCATTGTGGGAGAGGTGGCCAAGTTAACGCAGCAGAAGGCAAAcatgaaaattgttgttgaatgTCTGGAGAAATTGTTAAAGTCTGaccaaaagaaataaaaccaTTTTGTAAGTGTTACAAGTTTCTGTGTatgctataataaatatatatagtttatataaaacatgATAGAACACAATTTTTGGACTAGAGATTATAAGTGTTTGTGCGTTTAGACGTTTTCTTtgtttgatatatataaatgcattaaatgtttgttatcAATTAACTTGTGTCAAAAGTTTATAGCTAATTATATGATAAATGTTGTTCTGTGCTCTCCTACCTTAAAAGGAGTAGCGGAACTTGTGAACCTTTAACGttttaatattgcataaatatgtttttataatgTTTGTTGTAGATGAAACTGAGTTGAGCACAAGGTTATTTCTTGTGCCGCACTCAAAgatgaaataattaattgatatgCGAGTTCAAATAGGCGCACTATATTCGATTGTCTAACCAGGCAGACAATGAACAGCTTCTTTAGGCtgatttggttttggtttaACTCATATGggttatataatttttttttattggtgATTTAAAAGCCTCTGcccttaaaataaatgcatattatgTGCCTGACGCTGGAAGTGAATGTTATATCTTGGCGGGATCAAGTTACCAGCTAACAACGTCTACTATATAATGCTTTAATCGCGATCATAATCGCGACATGACGAAGGCGGCAGGCTCATGGAAACGGCTGAATccaaactgcaagcaaaatgaaattgagtTAAAAGCGAATCTTTTATAATTTGAGTATTTTACCGTCTGCTTTCACTTTCAAGCAAATGCGCATCCACTGGATGTTGCGAGACATTGCGCAACGAATCACCCAAGGTGCTGCGCAGATGTTGCATCTCACGATTGGCCTTGGAGCTGCGCAGCACATATTGCTGTCGTCGCTTGGCTTCCTGTGCCAGCTGTTCACGCAGCATGGATATCTAAACAAATCAATGATAAATCTTAGCCATTGAAAGCCAATTCCGGTATTAGTACTCACCTGATTCTCGAGACGCAACACCTGCTGTTTGTGGGACTGCTCACGCGCATCCAGCACCTTCTCGGCATGCATTTGGGCACTGCGATAGCGATCAGTGTCCAGGCTGTCGCACTTGTTGCCATCATGCATGCGTGCCTTGCAGCGCGCCAGCTCTGATTCCTTTTCCGCCAGCAGCGTCTCCAAACGTCGCACCTTCAAAC encodes:
- the LOC108603548 gene encoding mothers against decapentaplegic homolog 4 isoform X2, coding for MAGPAAGPSGHMYGAVTPQDMIVRDMVQMPQPPPSNAPTSADACLSIVHSLMCHRQGGESEGFAKRAIESLVKKLKEKRDELDSLITAITTNGAHPSKCVTIQRTLDGRLQVAGRKGFPHVIYARIWRWPDLHKNELKHVKYCSYAFDLKCDSVCVNPYHYERVVSPGIDLSGLSLQSGPSRLVKDEYSAGSLVGGMDIDGNDIGTIQHHPTQMVGPAGYGYPPQGPGPGDYVTDANQMSAMYAAGRAIPKIEPPDGNGSRSSWMALPPTPPSRMNRVAPQQQQQQQQQQQSAPQQPQNPSQAAPHTLLPHGMPGMAAMNAVTGPGPVMAPPPPPTQAANAQGNGVHHSQASSPTDASTMAMQQQQPPPGGGTPNVPGSGSNSNAANAAGYGYGTPSANAQMQSVNSGNPNNSQGSGTVHAQQQQQNGYVPQPQAGQPGGYGAAQSPSAQQQQQPAPGSQSNAGGQTSGGGGTTGTWTGPNTLTYTQSMQPPDPRTLPGAYWNSALPGDLASPQQAQPQQQQQQQLRLLSRQPAPEYWCSIAYFELDTQVGETFKVPSAKPNVIIDGYVDPSGGNRFCLGALSNVHRTEQSERARLHIGKGVQLDLRGEGDVWLRCLSDNSVFVQSYYLDREAGRTPGDAVHKIYPAACIKVFDLRQCHQQMHSLATNAQAAAAAQAAAVAGVSNQQIGGGGRSITAAAGIGVDDLRRLCILRLSFVKGWGPDYPRQSIKETPCWIEVHLHRALQLLDEVLHAMPIDGAAA
- the LOC108603548 gene encoding mothers against decapentaplegic homolog 4 isoform X4, whose product is MAGPAAGPSGHMYGAVTPQDMIVRDMVQMPQPPPSNAPTSADACLSIVHSLMCHRQGGESEGFAKRAIESLVKKLKEKRDELDSLITAITTNGAHPSKCVTIQRTLDGRLQVAGRKGFPHVIYARIWRWPDLHKNELKHVKYCSYAFDLKCDSVCVNPYHYERVVSPGIDLSGLSLQSGPSRLVKDEYSAGSLVGGMDIDGNDIGTIQHHPTQMVGPAGYGYPPQGPGPGDYVPHGMPGMAAMNAVTGPGPVMAPPPPPTQAANAQGNGVHHSQASSPTDASTMAMQQQQPPPGGGTPNVPGSGSNSNAANAAGYGYGTPSANAQMQSVNSGNPNNSQGSGTVHAQQQQQNGYVPQPQAGQPGGYGAAQSPSAQQQQQPAPGSQSNAGGQTSGGGGTTGTWTGPNTLTYTQSMQPPDPRTLPGAYWNSALPGDLASPQQAQPQQQQQQQLRLLSRQPAPEYWCSIAYFELDTQVGETFKVPSAKPNVIIDGYVDPSGGNRFCLGALSNVHRTEQSERARLHIGKGVQLDLRGEGDVWLRCLSDNSVFVQSYYLDREAGRTPGDAVHKIYPAACIKVFDLRQCHQQMHSLATNAQAAAAAQAAAVAGVSNQQIGGGGRSITAAAGIGVDDLRRLCILRLSFVKGWGPDYPRQSIKETPCWIEVHLHRALQLLDEVLHAMPIDGAAA
- the LOC108603552 gene encoding N-acetyltransferase 9-like protein, which produces MRLNEHVKLVGNRVLLVPYEASMVPKYHEWMSDATLRDLTASEQLSLEEEYEMQLSWREDNDKLTFIILCAETYERTKDEITAMVGDTNLFIHCDEESGDCVAEAEIMIAAVEARGKGYGREAMLLMLKYAQTQLPLKKFEAKIDIDNAKSIRLFESFQFVEVRRVEVFHEVTFDRAITAAWLAWLDEQVQLKCEHYGAIDKSS
- the LOC108603551 gene encoding glutamyl-tRNA(Gln) amidotransferase subunit B, mitochondrial encodes the protein MRNYIQLRRLATQPKLASAKRKWKSVVGLEVHAQIASASKLFSGSGTAFGAPLNTSVAYFDASIPGTLPVLNRKCVESGIKTSLALGCRVNKVSMFDRKHYFYADLPNGYQITQQRAALANDGLMTFPVITPGKKVYYKSVKLLQLQLEQDSGKSLHDEQLKRSLVDLNRAGLPLMELVFAPDLETGEEAASLVKELMLILKRLQTCSCKMEEGALRVDANISIHQEGDPLGVRTEVKNIGSVRSISQAITFEINRQLELVAEGGVITNETRSWDAEHRCTVAMRDKEVLQDYRFMPEPNLPPLHVNLKPGCCSTVDLISVAELSEEIPELPEHTRQRLVEQYKLNAETAIILVNEPVLLEHFLSTIKSLPEVSTKLVTNFLINDLLTYCNKLNLNVEQCAISSNSLSDILKLLQAEEINLQAARQLIQLLLTEPQSVVSELVKQHSLQQISDLTAIEAYCRQAIAQQPKAVQQYHKGKAKALFAIVGEVAKLTQQKANMKIVVECLEKLLKSDQKK
- the LOC117134625 gene encoding transcription factor Ouib, which translates into the protein MSHCRTCGKMIYCVTANNLFKQPNNIMLHQIEALTGLFLPEGNEFPVHICGPCEVSLREAVGFRERIIRTQQRLMNSKSITQALQEIDLEEVEKLESQYTAEGREESKSEDDDYEEDTESEASSGVKEEKTDNPNKIVELEKAVTSTEESAEPPAGVSDKQAKPTEKLYVKLSFVANTKHTPRINWSKLTEEEIVALKRERRKRDCICELCGRHFTCPSNFKVHLLRHTGVKNYECKQCTLKFYTPHLLRRHELAHLSEKPYPCQYCGQTFADHSGRIQHERNRHTNYRPYKCNKCDKAFTVNNKLKVHMLSHSGVRTFHCEICKVSFMRRPHLAAHFRSKGHEQNAQSVIDIETVNT
- the LOC108603548 gene encoding mothers against decapentaplegic homolog 4 isoform X3; this translates as MAGPAAGPSGHMYGAVTPQDMIVRDMVQMPQPPPSNAPTSADACLSIVHSLMCHRQGGESEGFAKRAIESLVKKLKEKRDELDSLITAITTNGAHPSKCVTIQRTLDGRLQVAGRKGFPHVIYARIWRWPDLHKNELKHVKYCSYAFDLKCDSVCVNPYHYERVVSPGIDLSGLSLQSGPSRLVKDEYSAGSLVGGMDIDGNDIGTIQHHPTQMVGPAGYGYPPQGPGPGDYAVPHGMPGMAAMNAVTGPGPVMAPPPPPTQAANAQGNGVHHSQASSPTDASTMAMQQQQPPPGGGTPNVPGSGSNSNAANAAGYGYGTPSANAQMQSVNSGNPNNSQGSGTVHAQQQQQNGYVPQPQAGQPGGYGAAQSPSAQQQQQPAPGSQSNAGGQTSGGGGTTGTWTGPNTLTYTQSMQPPDPRTLPGAYWNSALPGDLASPQQAQPQQQQQQQLRLLSRQPAPEYWCSIAYFELDTQVGETFKVPSAKPNVIIDGYVDPSGGNRFCLGALSNVHRTEQSERARLHIGKGVQLDLRGEGDVWLRCLSDNSVFVQSYYLDREAGRTPGDAVHKIYPAACIKVFDLRQCHQQMHSLATNAQAAAAAQAAAVAGVSNQQIGGGGRSITAAAGIGVDDLRRLCILRLSFVKGWGPDYPRQSIKETPCWIEVHLHRALQLLDEVLHAMPIDGAAA
- the LOC108603548 gene encoding mothers against decapentaplegic homolog 4 isoform X1 codes for the protein MAGPAAGPSGHMYGAVTPQDMIVRDMVQMPQPPPSNAPTSADACLSIVHSLMCHRQGGESEGFAKRAIESLVKKLKEKRDELDSLITAITTNGAHPSKCVTIQRTLDGRLQVAGRKGFPHVIYARIWRWPDLHKNELKHVKYCSYAFDLKCDSVCVNPYHYERVVSPGIDLSGLSLQSGPSRLVKDEYSAGSLVGGMDIDGNDIGTIQHHPTQMVGPAGYGYPPQGPGPGDYVTDANQMSAMYAAGRAIPKIEPPDGNGSRSSWMALPPTPPSRMNRVAPQQQQQQQQQQQSAPQQPQNPSQAAPHTLSVPHGMPGMAAMNAVTGPGPVMAPPPPPTQAANAQGNGVHHSQASSPTDASTMAMQQQQPPPGGGTPNVPGSGSNSNAANAAGYGYGTPSANAQMQSVNSGNPNNSQGSGTVHAQQQQQNGYVPQPQAGQPGGYGAAQSPSAQQQQQPAPGSQSNAGGQTSGGGGTTGTWTGPNTLTYTQSMQPPDPRTLPGAYWNSALPGDLASPQQAQPQQQQQQQLRLLSRQPAPEYWCSIAYFELDTQVGETFKVPSAKPNVIIDGYVDPSGGNRFCLGALSNVHRTEQSERARLHIGKGVQLDLRGEGDVWLRCLSDNSVFVQSYYLDREAGRTPGDAVHKIYPAACIKVFDLRQCHQQMHSLATNAQAAAAAQAAAVAGVSNQQIGGGGRSITAAAGIGVDDLRRLCILRLSFVKGWGPDYPRQSIKETPCWIEVHLHRALQLLDEVLHAMPIDGAAA